The Raphanus sativus cultivar WK10039 chromosome 2, ASM80110v3, whole genome shotgun sequence DNA segment CGGGCTTGAAGATCTTGCCTTGGACATCCCAAACGCAAAGGAGAAGTTCAGTGAGTATGTGGAGCATGCAAAGAAGAGTGGTTGGGTCTCCTCCTCGTTTGTAACTTCACTTACCGAAGATGCTAAGCTAGCCTAAACCAATGTACAAGTTTGTTGAGCATCATCccttttgttgtttctttgcacTTTTATGCTTTGAGAATTCTACAAGGGAGAGAGCTATAATCTTTTCACGGATGATTAAAAACGTTTGTTTCTTCAGGGaccagtttttaaaaataaagaacttTTGGGGCTATTTTGTTAGCAAAGCGAAAATATTGGATCTTgttttaaataatcttttaattATACTTGAAGTGGGCATCAATATATGCTAACTACTTGCAAGCCAAAGAGGgaaagaaaagagaataaaTCTGAAAATGAAATTTGTAATTCCGAAACTACCCTTcgctctttctctcttcttctcactctctctcctcctcGTCTTCCTCTTCGCCTTCCCCTTAACTTCCCTCCGCCGTCCCATCCCCTCCTCCGTCACCGTCGCCGACGAAGAGATACGGATCCGTCATGGATACACCTCCTACGAGGCTTACATCCAGCACCAGCTCAACAAAACTCAGAACCCGAAGCTACGGAAGGTGTGGACGACGCGAGACTGGGACAGGAAGGTGCGCGTGTTCTCCACCTTCTTCCAGCGCCTCAGCGATCGCGGCCTCCTCTCGAACGGATCGAAAGCGCTCTCGATCGGAGCTCGTGTAGGCCAGGAGGTCGCGGCGCTGAGGCTGATCGGCGTTGAGGACTCCATCGGGTTAGATCTGGTGCCGCGTCCGCCTCTGGTGGTGAGAGGCGACTTCCACGCGCAGCCGTTCGACGCGGAGACGTTCGATTTCGAGTTCTCTAACGTGTTCGATCACGCGCTTTACCCGGAGAAGTTCGTTGGGGAGATCGAACGGACGTTGAAGCCGGGAGGTGTTTGCGTGATACACGTGTCGCTTCACGGGAAGACGGATAAGTACTCGGCGAATGATCTGTACAGTGTGAAACCGTTGGTGAAGCTGTTCAAGAGATCGGAGGTGGTGGAGGTGAGGGAGATCGATGGGTTTGGGCTTGACACGGAGATTGTTTTTAGAAAGAACAAagattaaagtttttttttttttgaacgaaaCAAAGATTAAAGTTATAAGTTGTAATTTTGATTCATTTGATACTATAGATTCGTTGTTAAAGCTGTTTATTTTCCTCTTTTGGATGTATTGTTCATTTTTTCTTACCATtcattttttactattttactTAAAATGTTTTTACTACTGTTTGCCGACATTAATAAAGTATAGATTTCTTTCTTAGGATTGATGATAGTATTGACTTACTGTTCTATTAATATTCTATTCTTGTGCCAAGCTGTAAGTGGTGCAAATGGAATATATATTTGCCCACTATAATGAAGCATCGTGACATAAAGTGAGTCTATCAACATCAAACATCACTTTTGGTAAAGAAGATAAGGGGAAGCCGAAAGAAACCGAAATATGTGATTTGGATTCAGAGTTAAGGTGGAAAAGGTGTTTCCAAGGCCAACACTCTTTTTTCTCAAAGAATAAATTCGTGGTAGTCCTGGTTCAAGTCTCAAAATGGAAAAAGTAAAAGCTGGaatatcatcatatcatattTGGTTGCATTGTTTAATCTTTGTATTCTTTTA contains these protein-coding regions:
- the LOC108842387 gene encoding uncharacterized protein LOC108842387 — its product is MKFVIPKLPFALSLFFSLSLLLVFLFAFPLTSLRRPIPSSVTVADEEIRIRHGYTSYEAYIQHQLNKTQNPKLRKVWTTRDWDRKVRVFSTFFQRLSDRGLLSNGSKALSIGARVGQEVAALRLIGVEDSIGLDLVPRPPLVVRGDFHAQPFDAETFDFEFSNVFDHALYPEKFVGEIERTLKPGGVCVIHVSLHGKTDKYSANDLYSVKPLVKLFKRSEVVEVREIDGFGLDTEIVFRKNKD